CGCCTGATGGAGTGCGGACCATGCCGCCAGGCTGCCTGGAAATCGCAACGGCACATTCAACTCACGACTGGTTACGGCAAACGCCGCGATTCCCATGACAAGGTTCATCGGTGAGCCAATGCTTGGACCGATTACAGCATCAGGCCGTAGCACGGTCCAGTTGTAACCCTGTGTCTGTGCACGAGCCCAGAGAATGTCTTCTTGGTCGTTGTAGAAAATCGGGCCCATGAAGCGCGGGTCACTTTCCTTGGCGGGCGATTTGTAGGCTCCGAGGTGTTCCGCGTATGACTTGCCACCGCCGATGAGAACAACAGACTGCAATCTCGCGCCCGCGATTCGAAGCCCTTTAAGTACGTTGCCGAGCATCGAGGCATTGGGCTCAACAGCCGCAGCCATCGATTCCCTCTCGGCGTATGCGCAATAAACGACGTCGGTCACGCTTTCAAGTCTGGAGCGGGCGTCGCTTATCTCTGCCGGGTTAAGCAAATCGATGCGCAGGTGGTCCGCGGCTGGGGCTCCGGCGAGCATTTGAGTTGGGGCCGCGCGTCGTGCCGCAGTCAGGACGGTCCAGTCAGTGTTTCGCATGGCGCTCGCCACCGCAGTCCCGACTACGCCGTAGCCACCCACAATGAGGAGTCTTCGAGCTGGCGCAGACCCTGTGTTCGTCGTCATGGTTACCTTTCTGAAGGTTAATTGGACAATGATGCGGATGGGTCGTGTTGCTCTCGCTCCATGCTATGCGCGAGGCTCTGCTCTGAACTACCTTGAACTTGGACTCGTTCTTACGCACGGCCCTGAGACGGACGATATGAGTGAACGAACTATGAGTCAATATTCATTTATGATTAGTGAGTCATTTTCAGGGTAAACGACACGCATCTCGAGCCGGGTGAGAGTCATCAGTTTTTATGAAATCTGTTTTCTGAAATCTCAGAAAATCAATTACCCGTCCGTCACTTATCCTGTGGCTAATAACGAGGCGAATAACATTGTTTCGATTTGCTTGGTATTTAGTGAGGCAATGAAATAATCGGAACGTCAGCGATGTTTTCGACGTGGTGCCTCCGGAGATAGGAGAGCATCCGGTGTGTCTGGGCGGCTGCACAGTTACCCGAATTTCAGACTATTCATACGTTCGAGGAGTGCCTGAGAGCACTGCCACCGCTTGTCCGTGTCCCGGATAAGCGGTCCGGCTTGATGCCTAGCCAGAATCAAAACGTACCGCGTAGACGGTCAGATGCTGGTCTTACATAGAAAGAGTAAGGAGATGAAATGAAACTTGGCATTTTCATGCAGCCGCTCCATTTGTCTGGGGCACCATATCACGCAATGTATGACATGGACATTGCGTGTGCCATTCACGCGGACAAGGTAGGTTATGACGAGCTTTGGATGGGCGAACACACTTCGCAGCGAACGGAACCGGTAACCAACGCGCTACAGTTTCTCTCGACACTGATTCCCCTTACCGAGCGCATCAAGCTCTGCACTGGCGTGTTGAATTTGCCACATCATCACCCTGCCCGCATCGCGGCGGACGCAGCCATGTTCGACCATATGTCGAAAGGGCGCTTCATTATGGGCATTGGCCCAGGTGGCCTTGCATCGGACTTCGAGGTGTACAAGAGCGACCACAAGGCGAGCGGGGCAATGCTTGCGTCGTGTTACCAGATGATTCGCGCTATCTGGAACACCGATGCGCCATACGACCTGAAGACGGCGCATCACGAGGTCAGTATCAAGAACACCGTTCACGAAGACTTGGGCGTCGGACTGATGCCGGTCCCTTATCAGAATCCGTTCCCGCGGGTTGCCACGTCTGCAATGAGTAATTTTTCGAGCACCGCGAAACTTGCTGGGGCGAACGACTGGGACGTCATTTCGGCCAACTTCAATCTGGCTTCTACAGTCGCATCGCATTGGCAGGCCTACACCGATGGCGCGCTGTCGGCCGGGGTCAAACCCGACCGCCGGAACTGGCGTGTCGCCCGTTCCGTGTTTGTTGCCGATTCGCAGGCCGAGGCCGACGAATACCTGGCCCGCGAAACCAACGCGCTGGCCACGTACTTCGACTTCATGGTCACTCACCTGAAGGCCATCGGTTACGCGAGCATTTTCAAGTCGCGCCCCGACATGACCGACGACGAGGTGAACATCGAGCACTGTATTCGCGAGATGGTTATTGCCGGCGACGCAAACTCGGTCGTTGAACAGCTGGTGGCGTTCAGCGAGAAGACCGGTCCGTTCGGAACGCTCCTGACCACCTTCCATGAGTGGGATGACGAGCCCCTCTGGCGCCGTTCGATGGAACTGACGGCGAAGCAGGTGATGCCGAGGCTGAGCGAGTACATGGAGCCCCGGCTGGCCGATAAGCAGCAGGTCGAGTACGCGCAATAGGTGTTCTTTCGGCCACCGTCGTAGCCTTTTCTGCGATATACCGAGCTGCTGCGGCGCATTGCATGAACCCTGCGTCGCTACCCCGGAACTCTGAATCGCATTACTTGTGAGGGACCGGAAAAATCTCCTGTTCTGGTTCCGCCGCTCGCG
This genomic stretch from Paraburkholderia dioscoreae harbors:
- a CDS encoding LLM class flavin-dependent oxidoreductase, with protein sequence MKLGIFMQPLHLSGAPYHAMYDMDIACAIHADKVGYDELWMGEHTSQRTEPVTNALQFLSTLIPLTERIKLCTGVLNLPHHHPARIAADAAMFDHMSKGRFIMGIGPGGLASDFEVYKSDHKASGAMLASCYQMIRAIWNTDAPYDLKTAHHEVSIKNTVHEDLGVGLMPVPYQNPFPRVATSAMSNFSSTAKLAGANDWDVISANFNLASTVASHWQAYTDGALSAGVKPDRRNWRVARSVFVADSQAEADEYLARETNALATYFDFMVTHLKAIGYASIFKSRPDMTDDEVNIEHCIREMVIAGDANSVVEQLVAFSEKTGPFGTLLTTFHEWDDEPLWRRSMELTAKQVMPRLSEYMEPRLADKQQVEYAQ
- a CDS encoding SDR family oxidoreductase, which codes for MTTNTGSAPARRLLIVGGYGVVGTAVASAMRNTDWTVLTAARRAAPTQMLAGAPAADHLRIDLLNPAEISDARSRLESVTDVVYCAYAERESMAAAVEPNASMLGNVLKGLRIAGARLQSVVLIGGGKSYAEHLGAYKSPAKESDPRFMGPIFYNDQEDILWARAQTQGYNWTVLRPDAVIGPSIGSPMNLVMGIAAFAVTSRELNVPLRFPGSLAAWSALHQATDSEILGQAVRWALTSPSARNEIFNVTNGDNFRWQHLWPDVAEFFDMPVAAPQPMSLAEQMQDKASLWERTIRKHNLKPTLWSELVSWPFLDGQLNFGTDMVQSTIKIRQAGFGACVDSHQSILSHLRRLRDYRLIP